In Amyelois transitella isolate CPQ chromosome 3, ilAmyTran1.1, whole genome shotgun sequence, a single genomic region encodes these proteins:
- the LOC106137820 gene encoding nicotinate phosphoribosyltransferase isoform X2 codes for MSNEKMDVDKQMARQNGIVQPLLTDLYQITMAYAYWKSGKVNDVAVFDLFFRNNPFQGEFTIFAGLEECLKFLQNFHYSDSDIEYLRQTLPGNIELEFFAYLKDLTCKDIKLSAIEEGSVVFPRVPLLRIEGPLIITQLLETTLLTLVNFASLMATNAARYRMVAGKHVSLLEFGLRRAQGPDGGLSASKYAYIGGFDGTSNVLAGKMFNIPVRGTHAHSFVTSFSTLADLSAVTLAHAHTHEPRDLLSLATDWRQRVSSIIDISPEEASDGELAALISYAIAFPSGFLALVDTYDVKRSGLLNFCAVALALNDCGYRAVGIRIDSGDLAYLSVLARETFEQIAEAFNLPWFAKLTIVASNDINEETILSLNEQGHKIDSFGIGTHLVTCQRQPALGCVYKLVEINSQPRIKLSQDVGKVTIPGHKEAYRLFGADGHALIDLLQRSSEPPPAVGQKVLCRHPFQESKRAYVIPSKVEHLYKVYWNDGRICVHPKPLLEVRERVQSSLRTLRQDIKRNLNPTPYKVAVSDDLYNFIHDLWLQNAPIGELS; via the exons ATGTCGAATGAAAAAATGGATGTAGACAAACAAATGGCACGACAAAATGGCATTGTGCAACCTTTATTAACTG accTTTATCAAATAACTATGGCTTATGCATATTGGAAATCTGGAAAAGTAAATGATGTTGCTGTTTTTGATTTATTCTTTCGGAACAATCCTTTTCAAGgagaatttacaatttttgctGGATTGGAGgagtgtttaaaatttttacaaaattttcattactcTGACAGTG ATATCGAGTACTTAAGACAAACTTTGCCTGGTAACATTGAACTTGAATtttttgcatatttaaaagatttgacaTGCAAAGACATAAAACTCAGTGCTATAGAAGAGGGATCAGTTGTCTTCCCAAG agtTCCTCTTCTAAGGATAGAAGGACCTTTAATAATTACACAGTTATTGGAAACCACTCTACTGACCTTAGTAAATTTTGCAAG tttaatgGCTACAAACGCTGCTAGATACCGTATGGTAGCTGGGAAACATGTATCTCTATTGGAATTTGGATTGCGGAGAGCGCAAGGACCTGACGGGGGACTCTCCGCTTCAAAGTACGCATATATTG GTGGTTTCGATGGGACGAGCAATGTACTCGCTGGCAAAATGTTCAATATACCAGTGAGGGGGACGCACGCTCATTCGTTCGTGACGTCATTCAGCACGCTGGCGGACCTGTCCGCGGTGACACTCGCACACGCGCACACGCACGAACCACGGGACCTGCTTTCATTGGCTACTGACTGGCGCCAGAGAGTTTCGTCCATCATAGATATATCGCCCGAAGAAGCCAGTGATGGAGAACTTGCTGCGCTCATATCATATGCCATAGCTTTCCCGTCAGGTTTCTTGGCCTTAGTGGATACGTACGATGTCAAGAG GAGTGGGTTGTTGAACTTCTGTGCCGTTGCCCTTGCGTTGAACGACTGCGGGTACCGGGCGGTAGGCATTCGAATTGACAGCGGAGATTTAGCATACTTATCAGTACTAGCCAGGGAGACCTTCGAACAAATTGCTGAGGCTTTTAACCTGCCCTGGTTCGCTAAATTGACGATCGTGGCCTCAAATGACATCAACGAGGAAACCATTCTCAGTCTTAATGAACAGGGCCACAAGATCGACAGTTTCGGCATTGGAACACATTTAG TCACGTGTCAAAGGCAACCAGCCTTAGGCTGCGTCTACAAATTGGTGGAGATAAACAGCCAGCCGCGGATCAAACTGAGTCAAGATGTCGGCAAAGTCACTATCCCTGGTCACAAAGAG GCTTATAGATTGTTCGGCGCTGATGGCCATGCACTTATTGATTTGTTGCAACGATCGTCCGAGCCGCCACCTGCTGTAGGTCAGAAAGTGTTATGCCGACATCCTTTCCAGGAATCGAAGAGGGCTTACGTTATCCCAAGTAAAGTGGAACATTTGTATAAG gtTTACTGGAATGACGGCCGGATTTGCGTACATCCAAAACCATTACTGGAAGTAAGAGAAAGAGTGCAATCGTCTCTTCGCACTTTACGACAAGACATCAAGAGGAATTTGAATCCTACGCCATACAAG GTGGCTGTTAGTGACGATCTTTACAATTTCATTCATGACCTATGGCTACAAAATGCTCCGATTGGTGAGCTTTCGTGA
- the LOC106137804 gene encoding zinc finger protein 135 isoform X2 — protein MAVAEEDIKNSFERCCRLCAEEQEATIMIFSEEAKAMLLHNKLNKYLLIEVEQHDKLPKNICVSCCTKLQSVCDFIDSARKAQEVLMNRNSMVEQFVSEQKFMVKSEPKSDHEDADISDDENKCTEMEVSVDPMMVLQNCERPLSPTNLLENESNAAFITEDVTHMHSVDQDNVTIKLIRKDFNLDLTLKQFVCVSNGCGKSFASELSLKNHSWIHCESQDEKRYKCNSCKAGFDIKSKLIAHIREHKLSGLCRICGRWSERNLSVHMAAHLSKGKSYICKICGRSYNTRSNLKTHSITHSNERPYECHICKKSFKRNQDLKFHINQHTGAKPYKCPFCDKSFASSGNCYSHRNRMHPGKCVDSKMRRLSRENQPLLYRPIAPKPNKPNNQPSFKGIIKYQCTMCDHSFMKRDNFTYHMYQHTGEKPFHCSLCPETFVTRRGLLIHHNKEHPSKDRPLALISKNVLLK, from the exons ATGGCAGTGGCTGAAGAAGACATCAAAAATAGTTTCGAAAGATGCTGTCGCCTTTGTGCAGAGGAACAAGAAGCAACTATAATGATATTCAGTGAAGAGGCTAAGGCCATGCTTCTCCATAACAAGctcaataaatatctattgatTGAG GTTGAACAACATGACAAACtacctaaaaatatttgtgtctCATGTTGCACCAAATTGCAATCTGTTTGTGACTTTATTGATTCTGCTAGAAAGGCACAAGAAGTACTTATGAACCGTAACTCTATGGTGGAACAATTTGTATCTGAACAAAAATTTATGGTAAAATCTGAACCCAAATCTGATCATGAAGATGCAGATATTTCGGATGATGAGAATAagtgtactgaaatggaaGTAAGTGTTGATCCTATGAtggttttacaaaattgtgagaGACCATTGTCACCAACAAATTTGTTAGAAAATGAGTCAAATGCTGCATTTATTACTGAAGATGTTACACATATGCATAGTGTCGATCAAGATAATGTTACCATTAAACTAATAAGGAAAGACTTTAATCTAGATTTGACATTGAAGCAATTTGTATGTGTATCaaatggatgtggtaaaagttTTGCATCagaattatcattaaaaaatcattcatGGATTCACTGTGAGAGCCAAGATGAAAAACGATATAAATGCAATTCATGTAAAGCTGGTTTTGACATTAAATCCAAATTGATAGCACATATACGGGAACATAAATTGAGTGGTTTGTGCAGGATATGTGGACGATG GTCAGAAAGAAATTTAAGTGTACATATGGCAGCACACTTATCAAAGGGAAAATCATATATTTGTAAGATATGTGGTCGCTCCTACAATACTAGGAGCAATCTGAAGACACATAGCATAACACATAGTAATGAGAGGCCTTATGAATGTCATATATGTAAAAAGAGTTTCAAAAGGAATCAAGATTTAAAG TTTCACATCAACCAGCACACAGGAGCAAAACCATACAAATGTCCATTTTGTGATAAAAGCTTTGCCAGTTCAGGCAATTGTTACTCCCACAGGAATCGTATGCACCCTGGGAAGTGTGTAGACTCAAAGATGCGACGACTTTCTCGAGAAAACCAACCACTTTTATACAGACCCATAGCGCCAAAGCCAAATAAGCCTAATAACCAGCCTTCTTTTAaaggaataattaaataccAATGCACCATGTGTGATCACAGTTTCATGAAAAGAGATAACTTCACA TACCACATGTATCAACATACAGGAGAGAAGCCATTCCATTGTTCACTGTGTCCAGAAACATTTGTAACTAGAAGAGGATTGTTAATACATCATAATAAGGAGCATCCTAGCAAAGACAGACCTCTAGcattaatttctaaaaatgttttgttaaaatGA
- the LOC106137804 gene encoding zinc finger protein 813 isoform X1: MAVAEEDIKNSFERCCRLCAEEQEATIMIFSEEAKAMLLHNKLNKYLLIEVEQHDKLPKNICVSCCTKLQSVCDFIDSARKAQEVLMNRNSMVEQFVSEQKFMVKSEPKSDHEDADISDDENKCTEMEVSVDPMMVLQNCERPLSPTNLLENESNAAFITEDVTHMHSVDQDNVTIKLIRKDFNLDLTLKQFVCVSNGCGKSFASELSLKNHSWIHCESQDEKRYKCNSCKAGFDIKSKLIAHIREHKLSGLCRICGRCFRSERNLSVHMAAHLSKGKSYICKICGRSYNTRSNLKTHSITHSNERPYECHICKKSFKRNQDLKFHINQHTGAKPYKCPFCDKSFASSGNCYSHRNRMHPGKCVDSKMRRLSRENQPLLYRPIAPKPNKPNNQPSFKGIIKYQCTMCDHSFMKRDNFTYHMYQHTGEKPFHCSLCPETFVTRRGLLIHHNKEHPSKDRPLALISKNVLLK, encoded by the exons ATGGCAGTGGCTGAAGAAGACATCAAAAATAGTTTCGAAAGATGCTGTCGCCTTTGTGCAGAGGAACAAGAAGCAACTATAATGATATTCAGTGAAGAGGCTAAGGCCATGCTTCTCCATAACAAGctcaataaatatctattgatTGAG GTTGAACAACATGACAAACtacctaaaaatatttgtgtctCATGTTGCACCAAATTGCAATCTGTTTGTGACTTTATTGATTCTGCTAGAAAGGCACAAGAAGTACTTATGAACCGTAACTCTATGGTGGAACAATTTGTATCTGAACAAAAATTTATGGTAAAATCTGAACCCAAATCTGATCATGAAGATGCAGATATTTCGGATGATGAGAATAagtgtactgaaatggaaGTAAGTGTTGATCCTATGAtggttttacaaaattgtgagaGACCATTGTCACCAACAAATTTGTTAGAAAATGAGTCAAATGCTGCATTTATTACTGAAGATGTTACACATATGCATAGTGTCGATCAAGATAATGTTACCATTAAACTAATAAGGAAAGACTTTAATCTAGATTTGACATTGAAGCAATTTGTATGTGTATCaaatggatgtggtaaaagttTTGCATCagaattatcattaaaaaatcattcatGGATTCACTGTGAGAGCCAAGATGAAAAACGATATAAATGCAATTCATGTAAAGCTGGTTTTGACATTAAATCCAAATTGATAGCACATATACGGGAACATAAATTGAGTGGTTTGTGCAGGATATGTGGACGATG TTTCAGGTCAGAAAGAAATTTAAGTGTACATATGGCAGCACACTTATCAAAGGGAAAATCATATATTTGTAAGATATGTGGTCGCTCCTACAATACTAGGAGCAATCTGAAGACACATAGCATAACACATAGTAATGAGAGGCCTTATGAATGTCATATATGTAAAAAGAGTTTCAAAAGGAATCAAGATTTAAAG TTTCACATCAACCAGCACACAGGAGCAAAACCATACAAATGTCCATTTTGTGATAAAAGCTTTGCCAGTTCAGGCAATTGTTACTCCCACAGGAATCGTATGCACCCTGGGAAGTGTGTAGACTCAAAGATGCGACGACTTTCTCGAGAAAACCAACCACTTTTATACAGACCCATAGCGCCAAAGCCAAATAAGCCTAATAACCAGCCTTCTTTTAaaggaataattaaataccAATGCACCATGTGTGATCACAGTTTCATGAAAAGAGATAACTTCACA TACCACATGTATCAACATACAGGAGAGAAGCCATTCCATTGTTCACTGTGTCCAGAAACATTTGTAACTAGAAGAGGATTGTTAATACATCATAATAAGGAGCATCCTAGCAAAGACAGACCTCTAGcattaatttctaaaaatgttttgttaaaatGA
- the LOC106137820 gene encoding nicotinate phosphoribosyltransferase isoform X1, which yields MSNEKMDVDKQMARQNGIVQPLLTDLYQITMAYAYWKSGKVNDVAVFDLFFRNNPFQGEFTIFAGLEECLKFLQNFHYSDSDIEYLRQTLPGNIELEFFAYLKDLTCKDIKLSAIEEGSVVFPRVPLLRIEGPLIITQLLETTLLTLVNFASLMATNAARYRMVAGKHVSLLEFGLRRAQGPDGGLSASKYAYIGGFDGTSNVLAGKMFNIPVRGTHAHSFVTSFSTLADLSAVTLAHAHTHEPRDLLSLATDWRQRVSSIIDISPEEASDGELAALISYAIAFPSGFLALVDTYDVKRYNFQGLPTRHSEHLNGHSGYNSNCGTNGPRIQKSPVHSTYGYSTVERTLRSGLLNFCAVALALNDCGYRAVGIRIDSGDLAYLSVLARETFEQIAEAFNLPWFAKLTIVASNDINEETILSLNEQGHKIDSFGIGTHLVTCQRQPALGCVYKLVEINSQPRIKLSQDVGKVTIPGHKEAYRLFGADGHALIDLLQRSSEPPPAVGQKVLCRHPFQESKRAYVIPSKVEHLYKVYWNDGRICVHPKPLLEVRERVQSSLRTLRQDIKRNLNPTPYKVAVSDDLYNFIHDLWLQNAPIGELS from the exons ATGTCGAATGAAAAAATGGATGTAGACAAACAAATGGCACGACAAAATGGCATTGTGCAACCTTTATTAACTG accTTTATCAAATAACTATGGCTTATGCATATTGGAAATCTGGAAAAGTAAATGATGTTGCTGTTTTTGATTTATTCTTTCGGAACAATCCTTTTCAAGgagaatttacaatttttgctGGATTGGAGgagtgtttaaaatttttacaaaattttcattactcTGACAGTG ATATCGAGTACTTAAGACAAACTTTGCCTGGTAACATTGAACTTGAATtttttgcatatttaaaagatttgacaTGCAAAGACATAAAACTCAGTGCTATAGAAGAGGGATCAGTTGTCTTCCCAAG agtTCCTCTTCTAAGGATAGAAGGACCTTTAATAATTACACAGTTATTGGAAACCACTCTACTGACCTTAGTAAATTTTGCAAG tttaatgGCTACAAACGCTGCTAGATACCGTATGGTAGCTGGGAAACATGTATCTCTATTGGAATTTGGATTGCGGAGAGCGCAAGGACCTGACGGGGGACTCTCCGCTTCAAAGTACGCATATATTG GTGGTTTCGATGGGACGAGCAATGTACTCGCTGGCAAAATGTTCAATATACCAGTGAGGGGGACGCACGCTCATTCGTTCGTGACGTCATTCAGCACGCTGGCGGACCTGTCCGCGGTGACACTCGCACACGCGCACACGCACGAACCACGGGACCTGCTTTCATTGGCTACTGACTGGCGCCAGAGAGTTTCGTCCATCATAGATATATCGCCCGAAGAAGCCAGTGATGGAGAACTTGCTGCGCTCATATCATATGCCATAGCTTTCCCGTCAGGTTTCTTGGCCTTAGTGGATACGTACGATGTCAAGAGGTATAATTTTCAAGGCTTACCCACACGACACAGCGAGCATTTGAATGGGCATTCTGGCTACAATAGCAACTGTGGAACCAATGGTCCTAGAATACAAAAATCACCGGTACATAGTACATATGGATATAGCACGGTCGAACGCACACTGAG GAGTGGGTTGTTGAACTTCTGTGCCGTTGCCCTTGCGTTGAACGACTGCGGGTACCGGGCGGTAGGCATTCGAATTGACAGCGGAGATTTAGCATACTTATCAGTACTAGCCAGGGAGACCTTCGAACAAATTGCTGAGGCTTTTAACCTGCCCTGGTTCGCTAAATTGACGATCGTGGCCTCAAATGACATCAACGAGGAAACCATTCTCAGTCTTAATGAACAGGGCCACAAGATCGACAGTTTCGGCATTGGAACACATTTAG TCACGTGTCAAAGGCAACCAGCCTTAGGCTGCGTCTACAAATTGGTGGAGATAAACAGCCAGCCGCGGATCAAACTGAGTCAAGATGTCGGCAAAGTCACTATCCCTGGTCACAAAGAG GCTTATAGATTGTTCGGCGCTGATGGCCATGCACTTATTGATTTGTTGCAACGATCGTCCGAGCCGCCACCTGCTGTAGGTCAGAAAGTGTTATGCCGACATCCTTTCCAGGAATCGAAGAGGGCTTACGTTATCCCAAGTAAAGTGGAACATTTGTATAAG gtTTACTGGAATGACGGCCGGATTTGCGTACATCCAAAACCATTACTGGAAGTAAGAGAAAGAGTGCAATCGTCTCTTCGCACTTTACGACAAGACATCAAGAGGAATTTGAATCCTACGCCATACAAG GTGGCTGTTAGTGACGATCTTTACAATTTCATTCATGACCTATGGCTACAAAATGCTCCGATTGGTGAGCTTTCGTGA